CGATCGCGTACCCGACCGTCTCGGCGCCGGGGGCGAAGAACCGCGACAGCGAGTCGCGCAACCCGGCGGCCGTGTCCGCGTCGAAACGCTCGGTCAGCTCCGCACGCATCCGCTCGGCGGAGTCCACGTACTTGTGCCCAAGCCCGAAGACCCGAGGCCCGCACTGGACGTACTCCTCGACGACGAAGCCCGACTCGCGCAGCATCGTGATCCACTGCGGCAACGTCGGCAGTCGGGCGAAGCCGATGCCCGCGGCGAACTCGGCGGCCTCCGCGGGCGTGAACTCGGCCTCCAGGGTGTAGTCGCACACCGCGATCCGACCACCGGGACGGAGCACCCGGCGGAACCCGCGCAGGACCGCCGCCAGGTCGGGAGCGGCCTGCAAGGACTCGATCGCCATGATCGCGTCGAAGCTGCCGTCCGGCTGAGTCAGCTCGCCGTAGTCGCCGAGCAGGAATTCGACCCGGTCGCCGAGATTCGCGGCGGCGGCCTTGTGTTCGGCGCGGGCCGCCTCCGTCGCGCTCACCGTGATCCCGGTGACGTGTACGCCGCGTTCCTCGGCGACCAGCAGCGCGGGCGCGCCCAGGCCGCAGCCCGCGTCGAGGAGCCGCTCACCCGACCGCAGCCCCAGTGAGTCGGCCACCTTCCTCGTGATGCGCCGAGAGGCCTCCGCCATCGGCGTGTCGTCCTCGTCGCCGTACCAGTACGCCAGATGCACCTGACCGTCGTTGAACACGTCGGAGACGGGGGACGACTGGTCGTACCGTCTGCCGATCTCGGCAGGACCTGCTGTCACTGATGCCATGACTTCCCTTCCGATGGCGGGCCGCGCCGCGCGGCGCGGGAGCGGAATCAGTAGGCGACGACGGCTCGGAAGCGGACGTCGCCTTCGCGGACCTTGTCCACCGCGGCCGCGACGTCCTCCTTGGCGAAGACCTCGACGACCGGCGTGACCAGACCGCGAGCGACGAGGTCCAGCGCCTGGACCAGCAGGTGCAGTCCGTCGTGGGTCGCACCGATGATGCGCTGACGCTGCGCCCACACCGGGCTGGTCGGCCCGATGGTGAAAGACCCGACGGGGTCGATGGTCGCCAGCACCAGCCGGCCACCCGGCCGCAGACCGGTCAACGTGTCCGCTGCCGCGGCGGCGGACGTCCCCGTCACCAGGACGACGTCGGCGCCACCCGCCGCGCGCAGCTCCGCTCCGTCCGAGACGACGGCATCCGCGCCCAGAGCGCGCACGGCGTCGTGCTTCGCGGGCGATCGAGTGATCGCGACCGTCTCGAAACCCTGCGAGCGAGCGAACTGGACGGCCAGGTGTCCCAGTCCCCCCACGCCCAGCACCGCGACGCGGTCGTACGGCTTCGGCTCGGCCGCGCACAGCGCACTCCATGCGGTATACCCCGCGCAGAGCACCGGCGCGGCCAGTTCGTAGGAGATGCCGTCCGGCAGCAGGACCGTGCTCGCCGCGGACACCGCGACGTATTCGGCGTGGCCGCCCGGCGCGGTGATCCCGGTCATCACCGGCGCCGAGCAGTTCATCCCGGATTGTCCGGTGAGCGGCAGCCCGAGAGCGCAGTAGTCGCAGCGCCCACACGTTCCCTGCACCCAGGTGGCGCCGACGCGATCCCCGACGCGGCGCGAGACGACGCCCTCGCCGACCGCCACGACCTCACCCGCCGCCTCATGTCCGACGATTACGGGGTCGATCGCGGGGAACTCGAAGGCGCCGTCCGTCAGGTAGACGTCGTTGTGGCACACGCCGCAGGCACGCACCCTGATGAGCACCTGGCCGGGTCCGGCGACCGGGGTGGGAACCTCGCGCAGCTCCCATCGTCGATTCACTCCTGGAACGACCGCTGCCTTCATGCGCAGATCACCTCTCTCGACAAGAACGGCTGCCGAAGGCTCCGTGACACGACGGGGCCGGGACGGGGCCGCGGCGCGGGCTCAGACGGTGACATCCGACGGCGAGCCCACGACGGCGGGTTCGGTGAGCACGGGAAGGGTGAGCCTGCCGTTCATGATGAACGTCGCCTGCGGCTCCAGCTCGCCCTCATCGACCGCCAGCGTCAGCCGGGGGAATCGGTCGAACAACGCCGTCAGCGCGATCTCCGTCTCCAACCAGGCCAGCGGTGCCCCGATGCACCGGTAGATGCCGTGACCGAAGGACAGATGCTCCTTGTCCTTCCTGGCGACGTCGAAACGGTCGGCGTCCGCGCCGTGCAACGCGGGATCACGGCCGATGCCCGCGAAGTTGATGAGGACCGGTTCACCGCGAGGAATGGTCACGCCGCCGAGGACGACCTCCTCGGTGGTGAACCGGAACGGCAGGTGGGCGACAGGGGCCTGGACCCGCAGCGTCTCCTCGACGGCCTCCCGCAGGTCGACTTCGCCGGACCGCACCAACGCGAGCTGCTCCGGATGCGTCAGCAACGCCGCCACGGCATTGGTGATCAGGTTCATCACCGGTTCGGTCCCGGTGGCGAGCAGTAGATGCAGGGTCCCGACGAGCTCGGAGTCCGACAGCTGCGAGCCGTCCTCCTTGGCCGCGATCAGGTCCGTCGTCAGGTCGTCACCCGGTGTACGGCGCCTGCTTTCGACGAACTCGTACATCTCCCGATGCCACTGCTCCACATTGGCGGCGGACTCCTCCGGGGTGAGGGTGGTGTCGACGTTCGTCTCACCGCCGCGCAGCATCCGGGCACGTGCCTCCGGGGGGATGCCGAACAGATCACAGATCACCCTGGACGGCAGTGGGTGGGCGAAGGCCGCCTTGAGGTCCACGGGGCGACCCGGCGGGACGGCGGCCAGCTCGTCGAGCAGCTCCGCCACGAGCCGTTCGATGCCGGGCCGCATCGCAGCCACGCGACGAGGCGTGAACGCCTTCGCCGTCAGCCTGCGCAGCCGGGTGTGGTCCGCGCCGTGGGTGGTCGTCAGGTTGTCCATCAGGACCCAGCCGATCAAGGGGAAGTCGTCGCCGATCCGACCATCGACGTAGGCCGTCCAATGTCTGCGCGGGTCCTTGGAGAATCGGTGATCCGACAGGGCCAGTCTGGCGGCGGCATGGCCGGTGATCGACCAGGCACGGACGCCGCCCGGCAGTTCGACCGGGGCCACCGGTCCGTGTGCTCGGATGCGGCGGGCCTCGTCGTGGATGTCGGCGCCGGTGCGATCGATGACCACGGGTCGGTGCTCGAGCATGACAACCTCCGGGATGCGGGACGCGGCGGCGGAGCACGGCGAGATCGGCGCGGACGACGTCTCAGTCGAGGCGCCGCGCTGCCCCCGTACGACGCGATTCACAGGAACGAGGTGTTGGGCTCCAGACCGCAGAGGATCCGCCCGTAGAGCTCCAGGTTGGTGTTCGGATGCATGATGGCGTGCAGATTCAACGTCTGCACGTCCCGCTCGATACGCTGGATAGGCACGTCGCGGTAGATCGAGGAGCCGCCGCTGGCGGTGTTCAGCACGTCGACGGCCTCCTTGGCGCGCAGGCACACCGCGCCGACGTCGAGCCGGACTCGGGCCCGTTCCTCCACCGTCCATTCTTCGGCGGCGCCCTTCTCGTCCACCATCGCGGCAGCTCGCCGGGCATGGAACTCGGCCTCGTCGATCTTGGTCACCGCCTCGCCGACCTGAAGATGGGTGAGGGGCGCCGTGCTCTGATCGTCGTACGACGTGTAGGTGATCTTCCGTCCCGGGAGCCGCTCGAAGAAGGCCTCCTTCGCCGCCTTCGCCAGCCCCAGCGCCGTCGCTCCGACGGTCGTGGCCGCCGTGGGCATGAAGGGCGCGCGATACATCGGGGAGTCCGCATTGCGGACGGAACGGTGTCGGCCGCCCAGCACCGGTCCCAGCGGCAGCACCCGCTCCTGCGGGACGAACAGGTTCTCGGCGGCGGTGGTGACGCTGCCCGAGCCGCGCAGGCCCGCGGTGTGCCAGTCGTCGATGATCGCGAGGTCCGACAGCGGGATGAGCGTCATGATCGGTTCGAGTTCGCCCTCGGCGTTCGGCATCACGGCGGCGTTGGTGTTCCAGTGACTCTGGGTCGCGCCGCTGTTGAACGCCCACCGCCCGGTCAGCAGCACACCGCCGTCCGTCGGCGTCGCCATCGCGCTGGGACTCAGGATGCCGCTGACCCGCACGTCCGGCGTGGCGAACACCTCGTCCTGCACGTCGTCGGGGAACATCCCGACCATCCAGGTGCTGATCGCCCAGACCGCGACCGTCCACGAGGTCGAGCCGTCGCCTCGGGCCAGTTCGGCGAGCACGTCGACCAAGGTCCGCAGATCGGACTCGCCGCCGCCGTGATGAGCGGGCATCCGCATTCGCAGAAGGCCCGAATCCGTGAGGGCCTGGATCGTCTCCTCGTGCAGGCGTCGGTTCTCCTCCTGCCACAGCGCATGTCGCCGGAGGACCGGCACCAGCGTCGATGCTCGATCGAGCAGTTCGGCGGAGTCGAGCCCTCGGGTCGACGTCATCAGAATCCTCCTCGGTGAACGCGGCCGGACCGGGTACCCGCCGGTGTCACTGGTCGCGACGCCGGGTCGGCCGCTGATCGGTACGTGCGTCGGTGCGGTCTCCACGAGGCGTCGCCGCCCGCCCGCACCAAGAGAAACCCTGGCATCCCGCAGGACGACGTGACATCTCCCGAATTGCGATCTCGCGACCGCACCGCCAATCCCGATCGACGTGATCACGGCCGCGAGTCCGAAGACGACGGACGTCGAGTCGTCGGCGCATCACCGGCCCCGGCATCGGACCAGGATCCGCCCACGGGGAATTCGACACCGCGCGCGGCCGCACCGCTTCGAGGACGCGGCATTTCCCGGGGAACGAGCGGTCGGCTGATGTCGAGGAATCAACGGCGGCTCCGACCTCTACTCGACAAGGGACCCTCGGGCATCCCGCCACCGTTGTGATCGAGGAAGGAACTCCCATGCAGGACGCGAATCCAGCCGCGACAGGTCAGAAAGCGGGGCGTCGGGAATGGATAGGGCTGGCGGTGCTCGCTCTCCCGACTCTGCTGATGGCATTGGACATCGGCGCGCTGTTCCTCGCACTGCCACACCTGACGGCCGACCTCGGCACCACGAGCACACAACAGCTCTGGATCACCGACATCTACGGCTTCCTGCTGGCGGGCCTGCTCATCACGATGGGCTCGCTCGGTGACCGCATCGGACGGCGCAAGCTGCTGCTGATCGGCGGAGCGGCGTTCGGCGTCGCCTCGGTGGTGGCCGCGTACGCGCCGACGGCGGAGACCCTGATCGCCGCCAGGGCGCTGCTCGGCATCGCCGGGGCGACCCTCGGCCCGTCGACCCTGGCCCTGATCACCAACATGTTCCGCGACGCCAGGGAACGCGGTGTGGCGATCGCGCTGTGGATGACCTGCATGATGGGCGGTGCATCGCTGGGCCCTGTCCTCGGCGGCGTGATGCTGGAGTACTTCTGGTGGGGATCGGTGTTCCTCCTCGGTGTGCCGGTCATGCTCCTGCTGTTGGTGATGGGACCGCTGCTGCTGCCCGAGTACCGGGCCCCGCAGGCCGGGCGGATCGACCTGTTCAGCGTCGTGCTGTCCCTGGGCGCCATCCTGCCGATCATCTACGGGATCAAGCAGCTGGCGACGAGCTTCGACAGCAGCCCAGTGGAGGGGCTCGTCGCCCTCGTCGCGGGCCTGGCGATCGGCACCGTGTTCGTCCGCCGCCAGCTGCGACTCGAAGACCCGCTGTTGGATCTCCGACTCTTCCGCAACAGTTCCGTCAGCACCGTTCTGGGCGCGGGCCTGTTGACGTCGGCGAGCATGGGCGGCATCGGGATGCTGTCGAGTCAGTACCTCCAGACGGTCCTCGGGCTCTCCCCCGCGCAGTCGGCGCTGTGGTACGCCCCGATGGGCATCGGCACCGCGGTGGGCTCACTGCTGACGCCGGTCCTCACCCGACGGATAAGACAGAGCACCCTGATCGTCGGCGGCCTGGTGTTCTCCCTGAGCGGGTTCGTCCTGCTGGCCTTGGCGCCCTCGGCGGGCGGGCTCGTCCAGGTGGTCATCGGCATCACCGTCATCGCGGTCGGGTCCGGTCCGCTCTTCGTGTTGGGCGCGGGTCTGGTCGTCGGTTCGGTGGAGCCGGAGAAGGCCGGGTCGGCGGCGTCGATCTCGGAGACCTGCTCCACCTTCGGATCCACCTTCGGCATCGCCGTCCTCGGCACCATCGGCGCAGCGGTGTACGGCACGCAGATGCGCGATTCCATGGTCGAGGGCATCCCTGCGGACGCGGCCGAGACAGCGAGCCAGACAGTGGCCGGAGCCGCGCTCGCCGCGGAGGGGCTGCCGGGAGCACAGGCGGCGGAGCTGCTGAGATCGGCGCACGAGGCCTTCACGAACGGACTCAACACGAGCGCCGTGGTCAGCGGACTCATCGCCGTCACTTTGGCGATTCTCACGGCGCGGATCCTGCGGCGTAAGGAGGCCGCGACGGCGAACCGGCCTGCCGGCCAGGAGGCAGCCCCGCAGGAGGCCGGTGCGGCTGACGAGGAGCCGCTCAAGGCCGACGGCTGAGGACGGGCGGCGGGGAGCGAGAGTGTCGAGCTCCCCGCCGACTCCACACAGGCCGGGGCGGCGAGGGCATGTCCGCCGGAGGGGCCGCCCGAACGGGATCGGTCATCCGACACCCTCACATCGGCGGGCAGTCGACCGCACGACGCGCCCGCCCTCCCCGCATGCGTCCTGCCGCCGGTCCAGAGCGGGGCCGACCGTGCCGACACACGGCCGCCTCCCGCCGCGCGTCAGCCGCCGCCCGTGAGCTCCGCCACGATCGCGCCGATGCCGTCCACCGGGCTGGGCGCGAACGGGTCGAACCGGTTCTTGGTCAACGCGACCGTGACCCCGGTAGAGGAGTCCGCGTAAGCGGCGCTGCCGCCCATCCCGACCATGCCGAACACTCCGGGAGTCGCCTCGGAGGTCGTGCCGGGCCTGCCGACGTTGTAGCCGAGCGCCTTCGGGTAGGCGTGCCCCGTGACCTGGTCGACGTCGCGAGTCTGCACGGCGCTGATCTCCCGCAGTCGCGCGGGCGACACCAGCCGCACCCCGTCGACCTCCCCGAGCAGCGCGGCGTACATCCGGGCGACGGCCCGAGCCGTCATCGTGCCGCCTGCCGGGATGTCGGCGGTCAGCACGTCCCGGCGATTGCCGTAGGCGGCGGTGGGCATCACCGCGGTGGGCACCGCTGCGAACAACGGGAAGTCCGGCGGCATCGCGGCGAACATCGCGGCGCTGTCGGCCGCGTCCGTCAGCACCGCCAGCCGTTCGAGGTCGGACTCGGGGACGCCGAAGAAGAGTTCGTCGGCGATGCCCAGCGGTACGGTGATCTCCTCGCGTAGCACCGTGGAGATGGGGGTGCCGGTGGCCCGGCGGACCACTTCTCCGACGAGGTAGCCGTAGGTCTGCGCGTGGTATCCCGTCCTGGTCCCCGGCTCCCACCACGGTTCGGTGTCGGCGATCCGGGCGCAGGTGACGTCCCAGTCGCAGAGGTCCTCCGGAGTGGTCGCTTGTGGCAGCCCCGGCACTCCGGCCGAGTGCGTCAGCACATGCCGCAGGGTGGTTCGTTCCTTGCCATGAGCCGCGAACTCCGGCCACAATCGCGCGATCGGTTCGTCATAGTCGAGCACGCCACGATCGACGAGCACATGCACGACGGTGGACGTCACGCCCTTGCCGGTGGAGAAGCTGTTGAACGGGGTGCTGGACAGCACCGGCCGACCGGTCGCCGGATCGGATACCCCGGCGACCGCGTCGACGATCAGTTCGCCATGTCGATACGCCGCCACCTGGACGCCGATCTCCGTTCCGGAGTCCACCAGCCGATCGATCGCCTCCTGGACCAGCTTCTGCACGTCGTTCATGGTCGATCACCTCGTCCGCATCGTCTTCCGGCGCATCCGGCGCCCTGTGCAGAAGAGGTCGGAACAGGCCTCGCCGACTCGACAGCCGACATCGCGACGTCCGGCAGGGTCGGTGCCGCCGTGCGGCCGTCTCGGCGGGCCCGTCCGGCACCGCGGGAGCGGGCTCATGTGGTGGGGAACAGGCGCTAGCCGTAGCAGCACACCACGTCCTGCCAGGACTTATCCGGCCGTCGACCGTGCCGCGGCCCCGGTGTCGAGCCGGATGGTCCGGCCGTCGCGACCACATCGTGACCGCACGAGACGCCTTCGAGACCGGCCGGGTCCAGCCAGCCGATTTCGCTCGTCCGGGTGACAGGTCGGCCTGAGTTCCGTCCTGCCCGGCGGAGCGTCCACCCGCTGCTCAGTCGTCGATCGCCTGATACACCGACGTCCAGAAGTCGACATAGAGCCCCGTGCTCGACGGCGGTGCGAGGCGTTGAGCCATCAGGATCGCCACCATGTCCTCGGCCGGATCGCAGTACCAGGAGGTCGTGAAGCCGCCGTCCCATCCGAACCGCCCCGGAGTCGCGGCGAGGATGTCCCGATTGGTGACCACGGACAACCCGAAGCCCCATCCTCGGTTGTCCCAGTAGCCGGGGAAGAACCCCGACCGTGCCTTCTGCTCGGGCGTGAGCTGGTCTGTCGTCATCATCTCCACGGAGGCTCTGGAGAGGATGCGCTCACCCTCGCAGGCTCCCTTGTTCAGCAGCATCCGACCGAAGGCCAGGTAGTCGTCCGCCGTGGAGACGAGCCCGGCCGCACCGTCATGGAACACCGGCGGGTTCGCGTGCTGTCCACCGGCCGCCTCGTCATAGACCTCCAGCGTCCCGGTGGCATAGTCGACCCAGTAGCTCGTCGAGAGCCGGTCCATCTTCGCGGGCGGCACGCTGAAACCGGTGTCGTGCATGCCGAGCGGCTCGAAGATCCGCTCACGCAGGAACCGGTCCAACGACTGACCGGACGCTCGCTCGATGAGGACGCCGAGCACCTGAGCCCCGGTGTGGTACATCCATTTCTCGCCGGGCTGATGAAGCAGCGGAAGCGTGGCGAACGTGCTGATCCACTCGTCGGAGGTGTAGGGCGACGGCGGCTTGGGCTTGCCGAGGGCGAGTTGGAGGGCGTCCTGCGCCGCATGGATCGGATAGCCGTCCTTGGGTTCGAGGATGAGCCCGTATCCCAGCCGGAAGGTCAGCACGTCGCGGACGGTGATCGGCCGCTCGGCGGGGACGGTGTCGTCGACGGGGCCGTCGATGCGCCGCAGAACCCGACGGTCGGCCAACTCGGGCAGCAGCCCGGTCACCGGCTCGTCCAACCGCAGCCTGCACTCCTCGACGAGGATCATCGCCGCCGCCGCGGTGATCGGCTTCGTCATCGACGTGACGCGGAAAATGGTGTCGCGTCGCATCGGCTCCGGACTGTCGAACGCCTGCGTGCCGAGCACGTCGACGTGGGTCTCTCCTCGCCGGTTCACCAGGGTGACGATGCCCGGCACTTCGTTCTTCTCGACATAACCGGCCATGACGTCGTGCATTCGGCCGAGCCGCGCCTTGGACAAGCCCGCACTGATCATGATCTCGTCTCACTCCGTTTCGTCCCGGTCGCTCCGATGCCCGCGGGCCGCCTGTCTCGTATGGATTCGGTGGTCTGCCGCCGAGAACTCCTGCCCCATCGGCGACTATGGCACTCCGCGCCAGACCACACTCCTTCGATATTGCGGTACCGATTTCCTCCGCCGCGCCGGAGAAATGGTCGACGTCCGTTCGACGTGCACGATGTCGACCGCGACCACGCACCCGAGATCGCATTCGGAGAGAAGCATCGAGGAACGGCCCCGTGCGACGGTCTGGCCACCAGCTCCGGCCCTCGTGGAGGTATCACCATGTCCGAGAACGGTGCCGTGATCGTCACGCCCCAGGACCCCCGCTACGCCCGTCTGGCGGAGTGTTACAACCATCGTTTCGTCGGCAGACCGGACGAGATACGTCTCGTCGCGACGACAGCCCAGGTCGTCGACGCGCTCGCCGAGGCGGTGGCGACCGGACGGCGGCCCGCCGTGCGCAGCGGCGGGCACTGCTTCGAGGACTTCACCGCCGCGGGCGACGTCCGGATGCTCCTGGACCTCTCCCCCATGGCGGCGGTACGACACGATCCGGAACGTCGGGCCTTCATGATCGAGGCCGGCGCCACGCTGGGGCAGGTGTATCAGGTCCTGCACGACGGCTGGGGCGTCACCATCCCGGCCGGCACCTGCTTCGAGGTCGGGGTCGGCGGGCACATCACCGGTGGCGGGTACGGACACCTCTCCCGCCGGGACGGCCTGGTGGTCGACCACCTGTACGCGATCGAGATCGTCGTCGTCGACGCTGCCGGGCGGCCGGAGGTGATCGTGGCGACGCGCGACCCCGAGGACCCCCACCGCGCCCTGTGGTGGGCGCACACCGGCGGCGGCGGCGGCAACTTCGGTGTCGTGACGCGCTTCTGGCTGCGCTCCCCCGGCGTCGAGTCCGACGATCCCGCCGATCTACTGCCCCGCGCGCCGCGCGCCGTACGCAGGCGCTTCGTCCAGTGGTCCTGGGACACGATGACCGAAGAACGGTTCGCCCGGCTCGTCGACGGCTACTGCTCCTGGCTGGCCGCCCACAGCGCGCCGGACTCGCCGTACCGGCACCTGTGGAGCAATCTCATCATCACCCATCGATCGTCGGAGACGTTCGGCATCACCTCGGTGATCGACGCCGACGTGCCCGAGGCGGCCCGGCTGTTGAGCGACCACCTCGCCTCGATGACCGAGGCGGTCGACGTCGACCCCGTCGTCGACACCGAGGACGTCGCGGCGTGGATGAGCGAGTGGATGCCCTCCTATAGCTGGCCGAGCGATCCGCGGGGCCGATACAAGCACAAGGCCGCCTATCTTCGACGTCCGTACTCGCGCGGACAGCTCACGGCGATCTACGACGCCCTCACCGACCCTGAGTACCACAATCCGGCGGCGTGCCTGGTGCTCACCGCCTTCGGCGGCCGGGTGAACTCGGTGGCACGCGACGCGACCGCGATCCCGCAACGCGACTCGATCCTCAAGGCCTCCTATAGCGCCGGGGCGTGGTTCGACGCGGCGGAGGATGACGTCCACATCGCCTGGGTGCGCAGGTACTACCGGAGCGTCTACGCCGAGAGCGGCGGCGTCCCGGTTCCCGACGATCGATCCGACGGCTCCTACATCAGCTATCCGGACGCCGATCTGGCCGATCCCGAGTGGAACACCTCGGGAGTCCCCTGGCACGTCCTCTATTACAAGGACAACTATCACCGTCTCGCGCGGGTCAAGGCGAGGTACGACCCCCGTGACGTATTCCGTCACGCTCTCTCGGTGCGGCCGGCGTCGGACTGAGCCCCGGCCGGGTCGCCGTGAACCGGCGTGCGCACCTCGCCGTCCGGGACCGGCGCCCTGGCCGGTCACCCCTCCGCACGACTCGGCGGGGCCGGGTCGGCTCGTCGTCGACCACGCAGCCGCAGTGCGGGACGTTCGACGGCGTGCAGGCTGATCAACGACACCACGATGCTGCCGGCGAGCACGAAGGCGAGCAGTTCCCAGAAGCCGACCTGGCCGCGGAACATCTGTGACGGCACCGGAACGTTGCCGAAGGCGCTTCCGTTGGCGAACCACAGGTGGATGAACAGCACGTGCCACAGATACATGCCGTACGAGATGCGGCCGAGGAACAGCACCACCCGGTTGCCGAGGACGGCCGTCATCAGTCGTGATCGCGCGGCGGGCACCGTCAACGGCAGGATGATCAGCACGGCGAACGCCAGCAGCAGGACGTTCTCCACCAACTCCTGAGTCATGCCGCCCCACGTCCCGTCCCCGGGCTGGCCGAAGGGCTTGGGAACGTTGGCCGCGAAGACGAACAGCGCGATCAGCCAGGTCAGGTTCGGCATCCTGATGATCAGACGGTGCAGCGCGGGCGGCCTGGACGTCGCCTCGGACTGCACCGACAAGATCGCCAGGGCCATTCCGGCGGCGAAGAACCCGGTGAAGCCGAACGGCCAGAAGGAGAAGTACCACACCGAGTCCGCCATCACCGGAAGATGACAGAACGCGATCCAGGCGAAGCCGATCACCACGAGTGCCGCCAAGGGCGTCAGCATCCGTCGTGCCCGCCGTGCCGGGTCCGCGACGCCACGTGCGTGACGATGGATCGCCCAGGCGAACACCGGCAGCAGCAGATAGAAGAACATCTCCGTCGGGACGGTCCAGGTGGGTTCCATCCCGGTGAGCCACTGCGTGGAGTCCGGTGTCAGCAGGAAGTGCAACAGGAGGAACGGCTTGAGCACGTCCCAGGCGTCGTCGATGCCGCTGAGGTTCAACGTCGACAGGGCCACGAT
This genomic stretch from Actinoalloteichus hoggarensis harbors:
- a CDS encoding serine hydrolase domain-containing protein; translated protein: MISAGLSKARLGRMHDVMAGYVEKNEVPGIVTLVNRRGETHVDVLGTQAFDSPEPMRRDTIFRVTSMTKPITAAAAMILVEECRLRLDEPVTGLLPELADRRVLRRIDGPVDDTVPAERPITVRDVLTFRLGYGLILEPKDGYPIHAAQDALQLALGKPKPPSPYTSDEWISTFATLPLLHQPGEKWMYHTGAQVLGVLIERASGQSLDRFLRERIFEPLGMHDTGFSVPPAKMDRLSTSYWVDYATGTLEVYDEAAGGQHANPPVFHDGAAGLVSTADDYLAFGRMLLNKGACEGERILSRASVEMMTTDQLTPEQKARSGFFPGYWDNRGWGFGLSVVTNRDILAATPGRFGWDGGFTTSWYCDPAEDMVAILMAQRLAPPSSTGLYVDFWTSVYQAIDD
- a CDS encoding FAD-dependent oxidoreductase; the encoded protein is MSENGAVIVTPQDPRYARLAECYNHRFVGRPDEIRLVATTAQVVDALAEAVATGRRPAVRSGGHCFEDFTAAGDVRMLLDLSPMAAVRHDPERRAFMIEAGATLGQVYQVLHDGWGVTIPAGTCFEVGVGGHITGGGYGHLSRRDGLVVDHLYAIEIVVVDAAGRPEVIVATRDPEDPHRALWWAHTGGGGGNFGVVTRFWLRSPGVESDDPADLLPRAPRAVRRRFVQWSWDTMTEERFARLVDGYCSWLAAHSAPDSPYRHLWSNLIITHRSSETFGITSVIDADVPEAARLLSDHLASMTEAVDVDPVVDTEDVAAWMSEWMPSYSWPSDPRGRYKHKAAYLRRPYSRGQLTAIYDALTDPEYHNPAACLVLTAFGGRVNSVARDATAIPQRDSILKASYSAGAWFDAAEDDVHIAWVRRYYRSVYAESGGVPVPDDRSDGSYISYPDADLADPEWNTSGVPWHVLYYKDNYHRLARVKARYDPRDVFRHALSVRPASD
- a CDS encoding serine hydrolase domain-containing protein, producing the protein MNDVQKLVQEAIDRLVDSGTEIGVQVAAYRHGELIVDAVAGVSDPATGRPVLSSTPFNSFSTGKGVTSTVVHVLVDRGVLDYDEPIARLWPEFAAHGKERTTLRHVLTHSAGVPGLPQATTPEDLCDWDVTCARIADTEPWWEPGTRTGYHAQTYGYLVGEVVRRATGTPISTVLREEITVPLGIADELFFGVPESDLERLAVLTDAADSAAMFAAMPPDFPLFAAVPTAVMPTAAYGNRRDVLTADIPAGGTMTARAVARMYAALLGEVDGVRLVSPARLREISAVQTRDVDQVTGHAYPKALGYNVGRPGTTSEATPGVFGMVGMGGSAAYADSSTGVTVALTKNRFDPFAPSPVDGIGAIVAELTGGG
- a CDS encoding SAM-dependent methyltransferase; this encodes MASVTAGPAEIGRRYDQSSPVSDVFNDGQVHLAYWYGDEDDTPMAEASRRITRKVADSLGLRSGERLLDAGCGLGAPALLVAEERGVHVTGITVSATEAARAEHKAAAANLGDRVEFLLGDYGELTQPDGSFDAIMAIESLQAAPDLAAVLRGFRRVLRPGGRIAVCDYTLEAEFTPAEAAEFAAGIGFARLPTLPQWITMLRESGFVVEEYVQCGPRVFGLGHKYVDSAERMRAELTERFDADTAAGLRDSLSRFFAPGAETVGYAIVTARKPVG
- a CDS encoding alcohol dehydrogenase catalytic domain-containing protein, translating into MKAAVVPGVNRRWELREVPTPVAGPGQVLIRVRACGVCHNDVYLTDGAFEFPAIDPVIVGHEAAGEVVAVGEGVVSRRVGDRVGATWVQGTCGRCDYCALGLPLTGQSGMNCSAPVMTGITAPGGHAEYVAVSAASTVLLPDGISYELAAPVLCAGYTAWSALCAAEPKPYDRVAVLGVGGLGHLAVQFARSQGFETVAITRSPAKHDAVRALGADAVVSDGAELRAAGGADVVLVTGTSAAAAADTLTGLRPGGRLVLATIDPVGSFTIGPTSPVWAQRQRIIGATHDGLHLLVQALDLVARGLVTPVVEVFAKEDVAAAVDKVREGDVRFRAVVAY
- a CDS encoding acyl-CoA dehydrogenase family protein; protein product: MTSTRGLDSAELLDRASTLVPVLRRHALWQEENRRLHEETIQALTDSGLLRMRMPAHHGGGESDLRTLVDVLAELARGDGSTSWTVAVWAISTWMVGMFPDDVQDEVFATPDVRVSGILSPSAMATPTDGGVLLTGRWAFNSGATQSHWNTNAAVMPNAEGELEPIMTLIPLSDLAIIDDWHTAGLRGSGSVTTAAENLFVPQERVLPLGPVLGGRHRSVRNADSPMYRAPFMPTAATTVGATALGLAKAAKEAFFERLPGRKITYTSYDDQSTAPLTHLQVGEAVTKIDEAEFHARRAAAMVDEKGAAEEWTVEERARVRLDVGAVCLRAKEAVDVLNTASGGSSIYRDVPIQRIERDVQTLNLHAIMHPNTNLELYGRILCGLEPNTSFL
- a CDS encoding cytochrome P450 family protein; this translates as MLEHRPVVIDRTGADIHDEARRIRAHGPVAPVELPGGVRAWSITGHAAARLALSDHRFSKDPRRHWTAYVDGRIGDDFPLIGWVLMDNLTTTHGADHTRLRRLTAKAFTPRRVAAMRPGIERLVAELLDELAAVPPGRPVDLKAAFAHPLPSRVICDLFGIPPEARARMLRGGETNVDTTLTPEESAANVEQWHREMYEFVESRRRTPGDDLTTDLIAAKEDGSQLSDSELVGTLHLLLATGTEPVMNLITNAVAALLTHPEQLALVRSGEVDLREAVEETLRVQAPVAHLPFRFTTEEVVLGGVTIPRGEPVLINFAGIGRDPALHGADADRFDVARKDKEHLSFGHGIYRCIGAPLAWLETEIALTALFDRFPRLTLAVDEGELEPQATFIMNGRLTLPVLTEPAVVGSPSDVTV
- a CDS encoding MFS transporter, whose product is MLALPTLLMALDIGALFLALPHLTADLGTTSTQQLWITDIYGFLLAGLLITMGSLGDRIGRRKLLLIGGAAFGVASVVAAYAPTAETLIAARALLGIAGATLGPSTLALITNMFRDARERGVAIALWMTCMMGGASLGPVLGGVMLEYFWWGSVFLLGVPVMLLLLVMGPLLLPEYRAPQAGRIDLFSVVLSLGAILPIIYGIKQLATSFDSSPVEGLVALVAGLAIGTVFVRRQLRLEDPLLDLRLFRNSSVSTVLGAGLLTSASMGGIGMLSSQYLQTVLGLSPAQSALWYAPMGIGTAVGSLLTPVLTRRIRQSTLIVGGLVFSLSGFVLLALAPSAGGLVQVVIGITVIAVGSGPLFVLGAGLVVGSVEPEKAGSAASISETCSTFGSTFGIAVLGTIGAAVYGTQMRDSMVEGIPADAAETASQTVAGAALAAEGLPGAQAAELLRSAHEAFTNGLNTSAVVSGLIAVTLAILTARILRRKEAATANRPAGQEAAPQEAGAADEEPLKADG